The genomic interval TTCTGGGATTACTTTGGTCCAGGCCAAATCAGTGATAGACCACCAAAGAGTTTCATTGGGTCGTGAGATGGTGGGTCGTGAGATGGAGTCATATAGTAGAGTGCAAATATGATGTCACTCGTTGgtctcgtactcgtataCCGAGCCGAATACGAGTTGCCGAATACGAGTTGCCGAATACGAGTTGCCGAATACGAGATATAAAGAAGATGTTCGATCCGACCACCGACCTGTTCGATTCAGAGGGGTTCTATAGACGTCCGGACTAAgtctgtcacgtgatccccATTGACATTGGCTCTTCTGACTGGCCCAGTAGACCCATGCTCCTCCCACTTTGAACGGTGTCACGGGATCTAAATAACCCATGTATGCTCCTCCGACGCTGAACCGTATCACAtgatctcatcaccaactcgtgtacagtactcgaCTCACGTGAATCTTCCGCTACGCTGAAACGGACCAGGAGATGTTGGGCGCCTGCTGGGAACCGTCACATGATGTCATCTGCCGGTAAAAGTCGTAaaagtcacatgatcaAATGGATATACTTGTGCGTATCCAAATAGGAGCTCACTTGAAGCAGTCCAGCTCTTTTTGATGGGTAGACAGGGTTAGTTAGGGTAGCAACTCCAAAGTTAAGTAAAATTTTCCAATTCTAACTATATGTCATCTAAATTTAGTTGACATGAAACATAACATTGTGAGAGAATCACTTGTAAAAAGAATTCCGTCTCGAAAACCATATATTTTCTACAAAATCACCCTTTTCAACTACCTTCAACTTCTTGCGTAACTCCACCAACCCGCAAATCTTCAATCCATTCACACTTACTTATTACTTGACATTCCAACAAATCCTAACTAAAATGATATTTTGTttataaaaataaaaccCAAACTTCACCTTGCCACTTCCAGTACAAACACACTCAGACACAGATACCCCACGCGCCACCAGACCGGTTTAATTttgaatcacgtgatcattATCCATTATCCCACCTCCTTTTAAACACGTGATCTCCCTCCCCTTCCCCTCAATGATCACGTGCGTACAACACAACCACTCGGGAACACATCTGCTGTCAGGAACCTCAGCAGGAACGGTCCAACTGTGGAACGCCGAGACCCAcaaacacgtgaccacgTTCGCCCAGGAACATGCGgtctcacgtgatctgcGGGCGATTGCGATCTCCCGTGACGGCGAGATTTTCGCGTCTGGTGGCGACGACAGACACGTGATTGTGTGGGACACGGCGCGCGGCAGCCTCGTTAGCCGGCTTTCCGACCACCTGGGCCATGTGACTGACGTCAGCATTCCCgggtggtcacgtgacctgcTGTTTTCGGCGTCGCACGACGGCACGGCCAAGTGTTGGGATTTGCGGGCGCGGAGCAGCCGGGCTCCGATCCAGTCGttcaagtcacgtggtgcCATCAACGGCGTTGCGTCGCCCGCCGCCGGGTATGTGGTCACATGTTCTTCCGACGGAAGTATGTCTGTTTACGATGTTCGGGCCGGTGAGCAGGCTGTTACTACGGTTACCGGGGATGTTGTCTCCGGCATGACGGTTTCTCTGTCTTCGCCGTTCATTGTAGGGTTGGGTTCACGTAATGTGTTTCTCTGCGATCTCGGGACTGGTCTTGAGTTGGAGCGGAGGGTTTGTGGGTCTGCAACTTCTGGGATCAGTTTTTTTGACAACGATTCAAAGGTGGTAGTTTCTGCGGGACACGACTTGTTTTGGTATCAAGTTGGGGGGGAAAAGAGTGGTCGGAGGAGTTTGGGGGGGAAAGTTGGCTCATTTTCGGTCGATAACAGGAAGGGGACCAAAGAACTTGCTGTTGTGGTTGGGGGGGAGTTGGAGTGGATCAGGGTGGACGGAAGCGAGGGCCCAGGCGGAAGCGAGGGGCCGGAGGTGTCGAGTGGACAACCCTGAGTTCTATTACGACAGGCTTCCTACCATGGAATTGAGAACAGAGAATGAAGACCAAGTCTTTCTATGTTCACTTACCACCGTTCACTTGGGTAGAAGCAACAGCAGTCCAGTTTCAGAGCTGAGTTTGGTTGTCACCATTCCGCCCTTAACAAATCGGTTCTTGTGTCATCTCACCTCACCTCCTCTTTGACAACCACTTCAGATACCCCCTCATCGATACCACTCAATCGACGAATAAAAACATTCAGAGACAAAATGAAATCCTCATATGGTATGGTAGTCCCTCGCAGAAACCACTCCGACCACTCCAAACCGGTGAAATTCCGTCTCCTGATTAACCCTAGTCGAACCGACAGTCACAGGAGCCACACAGACCAGGTACCTTGCTGATCTTTTTCTTCCGAGCCTTCAAAGATACTCTCCACGACTCTACTCTgttgatcacgtgatcgtGCCAATAGACCCGTTCAATCAGCTGGGCTTCCCCAACGGCCCGGTCCAACTTTttcactacagtacatactgtacccaATAGTCCTTCCTGCGGGCGTGGTGTAAGTTTGATTGTCAACTATAATTCCAACTATTATATCTGATCCCAACTAATGTCAAGTATAATGcgaaaagaaagaaaaaagaaggaaaaaagggataaaaacaaaaaaactCATTCAACTCACTTTAATCACCATTCAAGGCTCCTTCATCACCCATAGCCTCCactctctctttctctctctctccaaccctccAAGTTACCCTACCGACACGTCGCGTCCCGCACCTTAATTAATATATCATGTGCGCGCCTCTTTTTCACCGTcttgtcaccaccacaacttTACATCACACAAAACGACACAATGGGTGAGTAATGAACAGAGGGGGCGGAAGGGGGCAGGTATttgtggtcacgtgacgcaACAGACGACACAGAGCTGGCACCTTTTGTGGCGCGGGGCGTTGGTGGCGTCGGAGGTGGCGTGGAAACAACGATAGAGTGGGTATTTGCGTCGACCACCGACTTGGGTGACAGATCACTGTTGTCTCCTATCATGACATGGGCTGTGTGTTGGTTTCCAGAAGAGAGCTGCAGTGTTGGTTGACCTCCACTGACACTGACCATATCGCTGTGTTCTACTACCCTCAAATGGCTCTATTCACGTAGGCCGATTCCGGTTGCCACCCAGACTCTGATTGGATCACTGCCGGTGTGGTACTCCGGTGGTGCATCTGTGTCAGTGTGTCCATGCTCAATCTGTTCTGTTATCTTACTAACTCAGATTACGACGGAGGCTTCACTTTCGACTCCCAGGGCGGCTCACAAAAGCCCGCCAACAGCGGCAGCGTCATCCCCGTGAcgctcaaacagctcaaCGACGCGTTCAACAACTCGCCACCGGCCGGCGCGTTGCAGATTGACGGCGTCCCATCGCAGCACGTGGCCCTATGCGGCAAGATTATCCTGCTCGAAAGCAAGCCATCCTTCTTCATGCTGACGGTCGACGACGGCACCGGGTCCACGGACGTGCGGTTGTTCCGAAAAGGCaccgaggacgacgagaacaGCGAGCTAACCGTCAAGGAGGGCGACTACATCTCCTGCGTCGCGGCGCTCAAGTCGTTCAACAACAAATGGATGGTCAACTCGTCCGGGGTGGCGGCCGTGACGGACTTCAACCACGTCATTTTCCACCAGATGCAGTCGCTGCAGACCCACCTCAAGGCCACCGGCGCCAAGCCCAGTGGCGGGGCCGACGGCGTCAAGAGCGAGTCCAAGTCCGGCGCCGATCTCTTTGTCGCCGACAACAGCAATGACGCGCTGTTTGAGATTGTACGCGAACTGACGGTCATGTGTCCTGACGGCGTCCCCACCGAGCAGATTGCTTCTGTGGCCAAGATGTCGGTGGACGAGTCGCGGGACAAGTTGCAGGAGCTCATCACCGAGGGACGCGTCATGGAGTGTATGGACAATCACTACATGTGTATTGCATAGATGGGGGGGGGTGGTATATTTACTGTTACTGGGATGTGTGAGGGGTGCCACCGTCCCAGAATGACGAGAGGGCCTTTTCTCATGAGCATTTGCCTGACTGCTTCTAGTGGTATATACTATTGTGCGGTGTATGTATTAATTGATTTGATTTAGATTATTTTTGTAGTAATAGAAATTTAATTCAAtagaaataaaaatattGAGTTAAATTGGAAATAAAATAATtattaaaataaaaaaataaaaaataaaaaataaaacaagACAAGTTTTGGTGAAATGAATAAATCAGGAAAAAATTCTCACGCTCACGTAATCGAAAACCTCAATCAAGTGTAGAGAACGTAGCCAAGAGTAACACGCTATGAAAATGGGTGGCACTGTGATCATCCCTGCTCGATTTTGCACACTTTGAATATAAAATCTCCCATTTTCGCTTACGACTTGTAGCGGCAGGAGAGGCTAGGTCTGAAAGGGGGTTGAAGGGGAGCGTCTTCATGAGGTCCATTGGagtgatttttttttgagacTGAACAGACGTTTGAAGCCTTCTGGAGACCCCAGTTATATCAGATTGATCAGTTATCCCGAGCAACAGAGCAGAGAGCACGTCTGGGTGAGGCTGAAGAGTGAGATGTTGGATGTTATAGACGAGACAGAACAGTAGACAGCTCTCAAAGGTAAACAGTGAAATCTTCGAATGCCGATTTGGAACTTATCCAGTTTGAGCGGTTGAGTTGATAGTCGATAGAGTGTTTTGAGCGCTTCCACTGTTGTGATCGAGCTGAGTGCGTGTGTGCTTCCACAGTTCCGTATGATCTGAGTGTGTTCGATATGGTCTGAGTCATAGATTGTGTTACTGAGGAAAGTGTCAACTCTGTCGGTCTTGTGTGAAGTCCCGGTTCTCATCAGTCTCGGTTCTCATCAGTCTCGGTTATCATCAGTCTCGGTTCTCATCAGTCTCGGTTCTCATCAGTCTCGGTTCTCACCAGCTCTGGAGTCTGCTGTAGCACAATTGAGAACCTGTAGTCCCAGAATGTCACGATAAGTGAGGTTCAGAAGTAGTTTGGCCGGTATCAATTGGTGCCTATTGGtgtgatatatatatcgTGTTGGAGTTGCCGTTTCGACATTGTCGGGGCTGTGGCTTCTGACAGGGCGATACTTGTTGGGTTAAATCTGTTGTAGAAGGGATATTCAACAATGGAGTTGACCAAATGTTTTGTATCGGTCTAGGGAGTATAATGATGTAGTTTTTGTTGCAATCGATTCTAGTTAAAATGAATATTGAGTCTTTTGTCTGTAGTCTTGTATCTGGAGTCGAGACATGATGATATCTGTCCCCAACGAGCGGGActgaggaggaagtggaATCTGGATGTAACCATTGAAATTGAATATACACTAggcgtacttgtatctttTAACCTCATGTCTTGGAAGAATTTCACCCAAGGACTTGGAGAAGTCGAGTCAGCGAAGCCAGGAAAGACTTTGAGAAGTCAGTCAGATGGACGATGCGGAGCTcagaaaaaagaacaaaGGATTTGGAGGCGTTTTAAATGCTCATTTTAATGTATTTGCGCACTTTTTATCATTCTTAGACGGCTCTAGGTAAAGATGAGTGCAAGTTTGGATGCCTTAGTTCTTACTTTCAACATTACTTGGAATTACTTGATCCAAGTGGGGGTTCTAATCAGGGTAACAACAATTGCAGAGTTGAAAATAGTATATTAATCGAATCTCCGTATCCGATTTCTCAGCCAATTTTCAACTTCAGTGAACATTGTCTGTCAAAATATGAGATTATCATTGTATTTCTCCGCCGATTGAGGTATTTTAGTTGAGAGTTTACTTTAGGAGAGGTCACCAAAACCCAACTCCAACTGCTCGAAATCAAGCGTCCTTCATTGATCAACTTATGCGAATCGACTCTACAACCGACTCTACACATCGACTCGATACTACTCCAGTCACTGATGATGTTTTACGGACCGCGAAATGCAATTGTTTAACCAGATTGAAAATCGATCGAGTTAGATCAAATTGTTCACGATGTGGAACCCCTAACACTCGCAGATTCAGGACTGAGGCTTTACAGGATCGGTCTGGACGGTCTGGTCGGTCTGGTCGTTCGGATCTTCTGGTCGTTCGGATCTTCTGGTCGTTCGGATCTTCTGGTCGTTCGGCTCTTCTACAGGGCACAACCTTCACATCTACACTCACAGCTCACTCCGTTCACTGTTCGCCGTTCACTGTTCGCCGTTCACTGTTCGCCGTTCACTATCCATTAATTACTTCGCCAATCCCTACTTGATCCACCGCCGAATCTCGTCATCGCCCGCGGGCAGATTGTCCAACTGGTCCCACCAGGGAAACAGCGCCTGCTCACAAATGAGCCGGAACCAAGGGGTGAAAACCAGCTTGGGATCGGCCATCATGTCCTTGAGTCCCTGCTGCGACACCCACACGGTATCGCGGACCTCGTTGGCCAccaccttgagctcgggGTCGCCCCGGACAAACAGAATGTAGTCAATCTCGTGCTCGCCCCAGGGGCCCGAGGAGGGCGCGGCGTAGTGGATCCGGGTGAGGAAATGGAACTTGTCTGCCGGAACGGCCTTGGGGTCGATTCCCAGCTCGTGCTCAAGCTTCCGGACCGCGGCGTTTTTGGCGCCCTGGATCCGGgactccagatccagcccGCCCATCTCGCTGGGCACCGCCAGAGGATGCGAGCAGCACGTGTTGGTCCACATGTTGGCAAAGGTGATTTTTTCCGCCGCCcgctgctgcagaagcagctcaCCGCGGTCGTTGAACATGAACACGGAAAAGGCCCGATGCACCAGTCCGTCGTTGATGTTGTCCATCAGATGACAGCACTTTTTGGACGCGCCGCCAATCGGCTTGTCGTCCCAGTCCAGCACCACACAGATCTCGTCCATCAGCTTGatctgctcctcgtcgtGGCCATCAAATAGCTTGGCCGACGAGTCCGACGACTCCGTGCTGGGCCGGCTAGCCTTGGACACGTCCGCAATCGGCGCCACCTCAGGAAACTGCTGAGCCACAGAGCTCACGCTGATACTCTTGATTTTGTCGCTGTAAGACGTCGTCATGGTCACGATGGTGATATGGAGAAATGGTCACAATGTGAGATGGAGAAATGATACCAACGGTGACTCCAGTCAACTCTATGACAAGTGTAGTGCATGTGCATACTGCTGTCAAAGTCGAAACAAGGGGGCCCAAAAACGCGCCGGAAACGCGCCAGAAATGGCTGATTTTGATATCCACGTGATCCTCTAGATCCAACAACTAACCAGATTACCTCCATTTTCACCTACGATTTCCACACCACATTCTGGAACCACCCCAATCCCCGAGAAAAAAACCCTAATTGCATCCCCATTTTGGAACCCTAGTTTGGAACCTTATTTTAATAAAATTTGGGACCATCGAACGGTTCATTCTCGTATGTCTCGTATCCGTCGCGTCAtctagtcacgtgaaaagTCGGCGGGAACTATCGAtctagtcacgtgatattcCACACTAACCTCCCGTTTCCCCGCTTTCCCGtttcggtcacgtgattacAACCCCCCACTCCCCCTACTCCATCCTTTTTCCCTATGTACATTCTCCCAACTTCTGGTTGGACAGAATTCATTTGTAGGTTTTCACTGGTAGAAAACTGACGCGCGTGGGAAAGCAATTCAGAATCTGTGTATGAAAGCGAAAAACTGTTTGAttatttttgattttttttggtttttttggttttaTATATCTTTTATTTctcatctttttttttgatcttttatttttatttttttgacGAGTGAAAAATTTAAACTTTGTCAATACACGTcatatacaagtacaagtacaatatcCAACTCCTGATCGCAACATGAACAGAAATCAACTACAACTGTTGGTAATCTCTagagagtcacgtgaccaggcTTCAGTCTATGTGTTGTCCACATTTGTGGAATCGAAATAGGTGAAATTTGGTAAAACAACGAAGAAAAACGAAGTCTTTTTCTCTTATTACCCATTTCCCCTTGACGGTAAAGGAATTCTGATTATACCATTGGATTCTCCTGAGTCCTCTCTTCAAATCATGTCCATATTTCGCACATGACTAATACATTTACAATCTACACTGGTTGGAATTtggtatgtactatacttTTCtgtttcacgtgaccggtTGTAACACTGATTCACAGTCAGGTTTGGTCAGTTTGGGCCCCAGCAACGGGCAACCAAACCTGTCACCATGtgaaacaaaacaacagAAAATCTGAAACAAACAGAAACATATATACATCTATCTGATTAGGTAAGCTGAATCCCTTGCCCACGTGCgcttcacgtgacctgaCCCTTAAACACACGATACACGATATATCTCCtgccacgtgacccatAAACAATATTTCCCTCCCACCcctccacgtgaccaccgCTGTCTCCATGTTTACCTCGTTCATTAGACTTCACAAAAGGTGATACGGCATATCAGCACTGGTTCGTCCGGAGCGTTTGTTGAACTCGGTCAGATTAAGAGCCAATggaaaattgaaaaaaagaattgtatttctggtcacgtgaggaaCAAAATGCACTTTTTGGATAGAGTCTGCGACCTTCACTTCGTCCGTCAAATGGGTCTGTATTCCGTCTCCGTCAATgtcccccccccccccttCAAACTTCTATTTTAACCCCGGGTAACTGACCAAAATGGCTGCTAAATAAAGTGTGTGAAATATCACTACGTGGTTTCTTCAGATCAGATCAAAAATGTCCAAGGTGAGTGTGGCAAATGCGCGCGGGGACCAGGCGAGGTCTCGTGATTGGGCTGATGGGGTGTGTGCGACGCGCTCTACTCCGTATCTgctgatcacgtgactgcgGCCGGGAGGGGGGCTACTGAAAGTCGTGGTTTGTGTTGCAGAGTGTGTTTTTGTCACTGAatgtgttggtgttgcaGAATGTGTTGTATTACAGACTGGTTTTTAGGACGACTTTTGGCGAGGATGTGGCCAATTTGAGGGGCGGGGTGTTGTTAGGGGGGTGTTAAATGGGTGGGTGTGTTTTATTTTCCTATTTTTCCGAGTTTTCCTATTTTTCGCAATTTTCCGATTAATTTCGGCGAAAATCGGCAAAAATTGGACAGGATTCCATGCTTTTAGGAGTTCCAACGTCGTTATCACCTCTGGACTCTTCCTGATTGGATTGTGACTCCGTTTGAGGCTCTGGGTCGACTCTGGACTCGGCTCTCCTCAGCTCTCCTTAGCCCTCTCTCAACTCTCATCTATCATCTCTCCACCTTCTGCTCCCATAGTCGTGTTCATTCTCCATTACATCATCTAACACAGCGCCTCGAAAAACCTTCCAAGACCGAGTTTGAGTCCCGCCAGACGGAGCTCAAGGCGACGCTCGACGCCAAGGTCAAGACGCTCAACGCAGCGATCGACGCGGTCAAAAAGACTCAGGGCAACGGCAAGAACCCCGCACTCGACGCGCTGCAcgacgagctcaacgacATCAAGAGCCAGCAGAATGCCTTCAAGCAGGGAAAGCAGGGCGTTtttgacgagatcaagacGATCGACCAGCGCATCTCCGGGCGAATCAAGGACGTGCAGgccgccaaggccaagctgcCAGTGCGAAACGCcgacgaggtggagaagcgaatcgagcagctcgaggaCTCGGTCGAGTCCGGCCAGCTGCGAATcctggacgagaagaaggcgcTCACCGAGATTAGTCAGCTGAAAAAGTCCAAGGCTGCGTTTGccaacattgccaagatggaggaggccattgCAGCTGACAAGGAGACCGTGGCTGGCATCCGGGCCGGCATCGACGACTCCGAGTCGAAAAAGCTGCATCTGCGGGCCCAGgagatcatcaagaagattgaggagtCGCGGGCCGAGCGAAACGAGCTCAAAAAGTCGCGGGACGCGCTGTACGCAGCCCGAGACAAGGCATTTGAGGAGAAGCACGCCGCCAACGCCGAGCTGCAGGCTCTGCGGGACGAGTACTATGGCGCTCTCAAGCAGTACCAGGACCAGTACGCTGCCGACATGGCTGTTCGAcgggagaaggagaaggaggagcgacAGGCgtacgagaaggagaagcgtCTGGAGCgggccaaggccaagctcgAGATTGCGTCCACCCCTGCGTTTGGCGTGGAGATCGTCGAGACCGAGAATCTGCTCAACTTCTTTGAGAAGGAGTCCGGCGCCTCCCCGGCCGCCGAGTCTAAGGCCTCTTCTCCCTCGCCCTCCATTGACCCGTCCAAggtcatcaagaaggacgtggGCACCTTCATGGAGGGCACCGGCGGCAAGCGGGGCAAGAAGACCCGAGGTGCCAAGGCCGGCGACAAgttcaacctcaacctgACGGTGATCGAGTCGCTTTCCGCCCTCTCTATCGGCATCCCCGGTTCCAAGTCCGAGGTGCCCGAGGTAgtggagcagctcaagaagaagctcaactACTACAAGGACAACCAGGACAAggtcaccaaggagaacaTCCgaaaggccgaggaggagattgccaaagccgaggaggatgttggccaggagcaggaggaggcatgAGAGTAGCAGAGAGAATACTCTATTCCACAGGCTACGCTGATTGTAATAAAATGATTAATACAGAGAATGTTAAAGTGTAGGAGTCAATTTTGGCGCAAAATACGACCGGGTTTTGTATGATGAATATCGCACCGGCCCAGCGGTTTCAGTAGTGGCGTCAGTTGCGCTGTTGGTTCAGTGGATTGACGATATTCAGTGGTTGGAAATGAGTTGATGTTGGATATAACACGAGCCAGTCCACGACGGAAGATGCTAGAAACTTGAAATTAATACCAAAAATACAGTGTCGTCACTCGCTCTATACTCAGTCGCCGTTTGAAATCAACTTACAATCGTAGTGCCGCGCATTTTAAACCCCCGATAACACTGCCATTGAGACACAAATAGCACCGTTGAAATGCCCCCCGTTTCGCAGACTCCAAAAATATACTTTTCTTCCCCATATCATCACTGCCACGTCCAATTCAACAACCCTTCAACAACACTGTACATTGAGTTTGCCTCTAAATTAACTCTCGTATTCGCTTCGTATACGAATACGAATACGATTTCGGGAGTCGAAAAACCCACATTTCGCCGACACAATGAGactttttttgttttataGAATCGCTGCGGAATCTTCTTCGGTTACATGACCAGGTGGATCTCCCAAATGGGGACCAACATCCGAATACGacgggaaaaaaaaccatCTTTGTCTGGTTTTCTAatttccgagccgcacCGATCTAAATAGGAAAAAGTAGACCTCGTAAATGTTTGAATACCGTTTTAAACAGGGCTCAAGAATTTTCGTCGTTTGTGACTACACGTtatctcacgtgattgttCCAACAGCTAGATATATCATACATCAATTCATTTGTCGGTCAACGATATGGATATACATGAGAAGTCAGATGGCCACCTCTCCCGTCTACATAATGAACTTGAGGTTCACATCGGTAGGATGAGAGGCACTCAAT from Yarrowia lipolytica chromosome 1F, complete sequence carries:
- a CDS encoding uncharacterized protein (Compare to YALI0F03971g, no similarity), yielding MITCVQHNHSGTHLLSGTSAGTVQLWNAETHKHVTTFAQEHAVSRDLRAIAISRDGEIFASGGDDRHVIVWDTARGSLVSRLSDHLGHVTDVSIPGWSRDLLFSASHDGTAKCWDLRARSSRAPIQSFKSRGAINGVASPAAGYVVTCSSDGSMSVYDVRAGEQAVTTVTGDVVSGMTVSLSSPFIVGLGSRNVFLCDLGTGLELERRVCGSATSGISFFDNDSKVVVSAGHDLFWYQVGGEKSGRRSLGGKVGSFSVDNRKGTKELAVVVGGELEWIRVDGSEGPGGSEGPEVSSGQP
- a CDS encoding uncharacterized protein (Compare to YALI0F03993g, similar to Saccharomyces cerevisiae RFA2 (YNL312W); ancestral locus Anc_3.33, some similarities with uniprot|P26754 Saccharomyces cerevisiae YNL312w RFA2 DNA replication factor A 36 kDa subunit), with protein sequence MLNLFCYLTNSDYDGGFTFDSQGGSQKPANSGSVIPVTLKQLNDAFNNSPPAGALQIDGVPSQHVALCGKIILLESKPSFFMLTVDDGTGSTDVRLFRKGTEDDENSELTVKEGDYISCVAALKSFNNKWMVNSSGVAAVTDFNHVIFHQMQSLQTHLKATGAKPSGGADGVKSESKSGADLFVADNSNDALFEIVRELTVMCPDGVPTEQIASVAKMSVDESRDKLQELITEGRVMECMDNHYMCIA
- a CDS encoding uncharacterized protein (Compare to YALI0F04015g, similar to uniprot|P15496 Saccharomyces cerevisiae YPL117c IDI1 isopentenyl-diphosphate delta-isomerase, similar to Saccharomyces cerevisiae IDI1 (YPL117C); ancestral locus Anc_8.610); protein product: MTTSYSDKIKSISVSSVAQQFPEVAPIADVSKASRPSTESSDSSAKLFDGHDEEQIKLMDEICVVLDWDDKPIGGASKKCCHLMDNINDGLVHRAFSVFMFNDRGELLLQQRAAEKITFANMWTNTCCSHPLAVPSEMGGLDLESRIQGAKNAAVRKLEHELGIDPKAVPADKFHFLTRIHYAAPSSGPWGEHEIDYILFVRGDPELKVVANEVRDTVWVSQQGLKDMMADPKLVFTPWFRLICEQALFPWWDQLDNLPAGDDEIRRWIK
- a CDS encoding uncharacterized protein (Compare to YALI0F04037g, some similarities with uniprot|P38934 Saccharomyces cerevisiae YOR198c BFR1 maintenance of normal ploidy, similar to Saccharomyces cerevisiae BFR1 (YOR198C); ancestral locus Anc_8.609); this encodes MSKRLEKPSKTEFESRQTELKATLDAKVKTLNAAIDAVKKTQGNGKNPALDALHDELNDIKSQQNAFKQGKQGVFDEIKTIDQRISGRIKDVQAAKAKLPVRNADEVEKRIEQLEDSVESGQLRILDEKKALTEISQLKKSKAAFANIAKMEEAIAADKETVAGIRAGIDDSESKKLHLRAQEIIKKIEESRAERNELKKSRDALYAARDKAFEEKHAANAELQALRDEYYGALKQYQDQYAADMAVRREKEKEERQAYEKEKRLERAKAKLEIASTPAFGVEIVETENLLNFFEKESGASPAAESKASSPSPSIDPSKVIKKDVGTFMEGTGGKRGKKTRGAKAGDKFNLNLTVIESLSALSIGIPGSKSEVPEVVEQLKKKLNYYKDNQDKVTKENIRKAEEEIAKAEEDVGQEQEEA